Proteins encoded within one genomic window of Bombina bombina isolate aBomBom1 chromosome 1, aBomBom1.pri, whole genome shotgun sequence:
- the LOC128666354 gene encoding uncharacterized protein LOC128666354: protein MPPLVFSRDLYLTTNGGICTSPCSQENTDYFWCWQEGYLDYKWDYCSPHEGYDNYYSKCDSPCRTYGYSYRWCKRPQGGWRYCGHITEEFEKRNTRYGKQCVSNCDINKKETYFQCYDVNNDYEYCSPSNYVTIKGEPCRLDHPCDFYESKYTWCYTDEKNNWDYCGKISSDCENLIHLSKRIKRQPGEEELCRIVDSGNRRVTILVAVRESRLGRFSRDQFTDACHVINMVNADTTFSTNPGTMFSYETVRLDMQGTFAHEGVRYFNIQLQLNGQRHGQSSIAQVLFPENLEVTRYFRYIRRALHTSMQGAYNEVPVKVFIQIINI, encoded by the coding sequence ATGCCGCCTTTGGTTTTCTCAAGAGACCTTTATCTAACTACCAATGGCGGGATTTGTACGTCACCATGCTCCCAAGAAAACACTGACTATTTCTGGTGCTGGCAGGAAGGCTATTTGGATTATAAATGGGACTACTGTTCTCCGCATGAAGGTTATGATAACTATTACTCTAAATGTGATTCACCTTGTAGAACCTATGGATACAGCTATAGGTGGTGCAAAAGACCACAAGGGGGCTGGAGATACTGCGGACACATCACAGAAGAGTTTGAGAAACGAAATACAAGATATGGGAAACAGTGTGTGagtaactgtgatattaataaaaaaGAGACGTATTTTCAATGTTATGATGTAAACAATGACTATGAGTACTGCTCTCCATCTAATTATGTGACCATAAAAGGAGAACCATGTCGTCTAGACCACCCTTGTGATTTCTATGAGTCTAAGTACACCTGGTGTTACACAGATGAAAAGAATAACTGGGATTACTGTGGGAAAATAAGCAGTGACTGTGAAAACCTTATTCATTTGTCCAAACGAATAAAACGCCAGCCTGGAGAAGAAGAGCTTTGTAGAATAGTGGATAGTGGAAATAGACGTGTTACAATTCTTGTAGCAGTTCGAGAAAGCAGACTCGGAAGGTTCTCTCGAGATCAGTTTACGGACGCATGCCATGTTATTAATATGGTAAACGCAGATACTACTTTTTCAACCAACCCTGGTACAATGTTTAGTTACGAAACTGTAAGACTTGATATGCAAGGAACCTTTGCGCATGAGGGTGTTAGGTATTTTAACATACAATTACAGTTAAATGGCCAACGACATGGCCAATCAAGTATTGCCCAAGTACTTTTTCCTGAAAATTTAGAAGTCACTCGATACTTCCGATACATACGAAGAGCTCTACATACAAGCATGCAAGGTGCCTACAATGAGGTTCCAGTAAAAGTTTTTATacagataataaatatataa